ACAAAAATACTTGACTGAGGGGTAAAGGATGGAGCAGGACATAATACGAATAAAGCTAAGATCTTACGATCATAGATTGTTGGATCAATCCGTTAGGCAGATAGTGGATGTGGTAAAGAGAACAGGAGGTATAGTGAGAGGTCCTATTCCCTTGCCTACAAGAAGAAAAAGATGGGTGGTTTTACGCTCTCCTCACAAGTTTGATCAGTCTAGAGAACACTTTGAAATAAGGGAGCATAAAAGAATTTTGGATATAGTTCGGATAACCCCTCAAACTGTGGAATCTTTGATGAGCCTAAATCTGCCTGCAGGGGTAGACGTTGAACTTAAAATGGGGAGCTAAACATGAGTATGGGTCTTTTTGGAATAAAGTTGGGTATGACGAGGGTTTTCTTGAAAGACGGCACAGTGGTGCCTGTTACTGCTATAAAGGTTCCAAAGCATATTGTAACCGCCATTCGCACGTTGGAGAAGGATGGTTACAATGCGGTTCAGCTGGGTGCCTTTGAAGTAAAAGAGAAAAAGCTCACAAAGCCAGAGATAGGGCATCTAAAAAAGGTTGGTGCCATTCTGGTAAAAAGGTTAAAAGAATTTAGAGTAGATAATCCCCAAGATTATCAGGTGGGACAAGAAATAAAGTTGGAGGATGTTTTTAAACCTGGAGATTTGGTGGATGTGGTTGGGATAAGCAAAGGTAGAGGTTTTGCTGGTGCGATGAAAAGATGGGACTTTGGCGGTTTTCCAAGATCTCACGGACACAGATATCACAGAGCGGTAGGTTCTATAGGCCAAAGGACTGATCCAGGAAGGGTGTGGAAAGGCAAAAGAATGGCTGGACACTGGGGTGCGGAGAAGATAAGAGTTCAATCCCTTTTGGTGGTGGATGTGTTGCCCGATAAAGGAGTAATGCTTGTGAAAGGTTCAGTACCTGGTCACCCAAAGGGAATACTGATTATAGAAAAGAGCAAGATAGCAAACAGAAGATCACAGAGGTTGAAACTAAATAGAATAAAACACATTCCAGAGAACATCCTTAGGAGTGAAGCATGAGTGAGTTGAGGGAAGATATATTTGGGCTTGAGGTTAAGAAGCATATTTTGTGGGAAGTGGTAAAGTGGCAACTTGCCAAAAGAAGGCAAGGAACACACAGCACCAAAACTAGAGGCGAAGTAGCTTACAGTGGAAGA
Above is a genomic segment from Thermocrinis jamiesonii containing:
- the rpsJ gene encoding 30S ribosomal protein S10, whose protein sequence is MEQDIIRIKLRSYDHRLLDQSVRQIVDVVKRTGGIVRGPIPLPTRRKRWVVLRSPHKFDQSREHFEIREHKRILDIVRITPQTVESLMSLNLPAGVDVELKMGS
- the rplC gene encoding 50S ribosomal protein L3, with product MSMGLFGIKLGMTRVFLKDGTVVPVTAIKVPKHIVTAIRTLEKDGYNAVQLGAFEVKEKKLTKPEIGHLKKVGAILVKRLKEFRVDNPQDYQVGQEIKLEDVFKPGDLVDVVGISKGRGFAGAMKRWDFGGFPRSHGHRYHRAVGSIGQRTDPGRVWKGKRMAGHWGAEKIRVQSLLVVDVLPDKGVMLVKGSVPGHPKGILIIEKSKIANRRSQRLKLNRIKHIPENILRSEA